In one Nostoc sp. KVJ3 genomic region, the following are encoded:
- a CDS encoding DUF58 domain-containing protein, with protein MKIIKPITNWLETRACAPTYGGWVLAVTAICFFGAGINTMAGWLYAISGISFALLVVAAILPPRSLTGLSITRRPMQPVSAGDDLTVELEIRNQTQQPVSLLQVEDILPFVLGKPAQKAIETITRQGSYRWVYYHPTQRRGVYRWHTVELGSGAPLGLFWCRRQYDCAATAIVYPTVLPLATCPLVDEMGQEESKRGDPRGRPLQTATTGLVRSLRPYRLGDPTRLIHWRTSARYGELRVRELEMVTGGQEIVIALDSASNWEEENFEQAVIAAASLYFYAHQQQLQVQLWTASTDLIKGERFVLETLAATTALEDASSLVPKSYPLIWLTQNPLSLATLPQGSRWVLWPNISAPDEPEVINWEHPGIVLQSDRALQPQLQKTLNSY; from the coding sequence ATGAAAATCATCAAACCCATCACCAATTGGTTAGAAACCCGCGCTTGTGCCCCAACTTATGGCGGTTGGGTGCTAGCAGTAACGGCTATTTGTTTTTTCGGAGCAGGTATCAATACGATGGCTGGTTGGCTATATGCCATTAGCGGCATTAGTTTTGCCCTTTTGGTTGTAGCAGCCATCTTACCACCGCGATCGCTCACTGGTCTATCCATCACCCGCCGTCCTATGCAACCTGTTTCAGCTGGTGACGATCTAACTGTGGAATTAGAAATCCGCAATCAGACACAGCAGCCTGTAAGTTTGTTGCAAGTCGAGGATATACTACCCTTCGTCTTAGGGAAACCAGCACAAAAGGCAATCGAAACAATTACTAGGCAAGGTAGTTACCGTTGGGTATATTACCACCCTACCCAGCGTCGGGGTGTTTATCGTTGGCACACAGTCGAACTAGGTTCTGGTGCGCCTTTAGGATTATTTTGGTGTCGCCGTCAGTATGATTGTGCGGCTACAGCGATCGTCTATCCTACAGTGTTACCCTTGGCTACCTGCCCCTTAGTAGACGAAATGGGGCAAGAAGAGAGCAAAAGGGGCGATCCTCGTGGTAGACCCTTGCAGACAGCGACAACAGGGCTGGTGCGATCGCTCCGTCCTTATCGCCTTGGAGATCCTACCCGTCTGATCCACTGGCGGACTAGCGCCCGTTATGGGGAATTAAGGGTGCGGGAGTTAGAAATGGTCACAGGTGGCCAAGAAATAGTTATTGCCCTTGATAGTGCTAGCAATTGGGAAGAAGAAAACTTTGAACAAGCAGTAATTGCCGCAGCATCACTGTACTTTTATGCACATCAACAACAATTACAGGTGCAGTTATGGACAGCATCGACAGATTTAATTAAAGGCGAGCGTTTTGTTTTAGAAACCTTGGCAGCAACCACAGCGCTAGAAGATGCCAGTTCATTAGTTCCTAAAAGCTATCCCTTGATTTGGCTAACTCAAAACCCCCTGAGCCTTGCTACTCTTCCTCAAGGTAGTCGCTGGGTTTTGTGGCCAAATATTTCTGCACCAGATGAACCAGAGGTAATTAATTGGGAGCATCCTGGTATAGTTTTGCAAAGCGATCGCGCTCTCCAACCCCAACTGCAAAAAACATTAAATTCGTATTAA
- the thiC gene encoding phosphomethylpyrimidine synthase, translating to MRTEWVAKRRGQGNVSQMHYARQGVITEEMHYVAQRENLPADLIRAEVARGRMIIPANINHTNLEPMAIGIASKCKVNANIGASPNSSNLQEEVDKLNLAVKYGADTLMDLSTGGGNLDEIRTAIIKASPIPIGTVPVYQALESVHGTIENLTADDFLHIIEKHAQQGVDYQTIHAGILIEHLPLVRNRITGIVSRGGGILARWMLHHHKQNPLYTHFQDIIEIFKKYDVSFSLGDSLRPGCTHDASDEAQLAELKTLGQLTRKAWEDDVQVMVEGPGHVPMDQIEFNVRKQMEECSEAPFYVLGPLVTDIAPGYDHITSAIGAAMAGWYGTAMLCYVTPKEHLGLPNAEDVRNGLIAYKIAAHAADIARHRPGARDRDDELSKARYNFDWNRQFELSLDPERAKEYHDETLPADIYKTAEFCSMCGPKFCPMQTKVDADALTELEKFLAKEPVSQS from the coding sequence ATGCGGACAGAATGGGTTGCTAAACGACGTGGGCAGGGTAATGTATCTCAAATGCACTATGCTCGCCAAGGTGTAATCACCGAAGAAATGCACTACGTCGCCCAGCGAGAAAATCTCCCTGCCGATCTGATTCGTGCGGAAGTGGCGCGGGGACGAATGATTATCCCCGCTAATATTAATCACACTAACCTAGAGCCGATGGCTATTGGCATCGCCTCCAAATGTAAGGTAAATGCTAATATTGGTGCTTCTCCCAACTCTTCTAATCTTCAAGAAGAAGTTGATAAGCTGAATCTGGCGGTGAAGTATGGTGCTGATACCCTGATGGATTTGTCCACAGGTGGCGGTAATTTGGATGAAATTCGTACCGCAATCATCAAGGCTTCACCTATTCCTATTGGTACGGTACCGGTTTACCAAGCTTTAGAAAGTGTCCACGGTACAATCGAGAACCTGACTGCTGATGATTTTCTCCATATCATCGAAAAGCACGCCCAACAAGGGGTAGATTATCAAACTATCCACGCTGGGATTTTGATTGAGCATTTACCTTTAGTGAGAAACCGCATCACCGGTATTGTCTCTCGCGGCGGTGGTATTTTGGCGCGGTGGATGCTGCATCACCACAAACAAAACCCACTTTATACCCACTTCCAAGACATTATTGAAATTTTCAAAAAGTATGATGTCTCCTTCAGTTTAGGAGATTCCCTACGTCCCGGTTGTACTCATGATGCCTCCGATGAAGCACAATTAGCTGAATTGAAAACCTTGGGACAGCTAACTCGCAAAGCTTGGGAAGATGATGTTCAAGTGATGGTAGAAGGGCCGGGACACGTGCCAATGGATCAAATTGAGTTCAACGTCCGTAAGCAAATGGAAGAGTGTTCTGAAGCACCTTTCTATGTTTTGGGGCCATTGGTGACAGACATTGCTCCTGGCTATGACCATATCACTTCAGCCATTGGAGCAGCAATGGCTGGATGGTACGGGACTGCAATGCTGTGCTATGTAACACCAAAAGAACATTTGGGTTTACCAAATGCTGAAGATGTGCGGAATGGTTTGATTGCCTATAAAATAGCGGCTCATGCGGCTGATATTGCTAGACATCGCCCTGGTGCAAGGGATAGAGATGATGAACTTTCCAAGGCGCGTTACAACTTCGATTGGAACCGTCAGTTTGAATTATCACTCGACCCAGAAAGAGCTAAGGAATATCACGATGAAACTTTACCAGCAGATATCTATAAAACTGCTGAGTTTTGTTCAATGTGTGGGCCTAAGTTCTGTCCAATGCAAACTAAGGTTGATGCTGATGCGCTGACAGAATTAGAGAAATTCTTGGCGAAAGAGCCTGTGAGTCAAAGTTAA
- a CDS encoding S8 family serine peptidase gives MVQVRYGGQNGKQYELAISDEHLVVRTESRSTLVGARPFEVATVSSTSRSILNQFELTTRFRQAGVEILRAKVPNQGVALRDRAREILNQESEVQFAGRVLIDPASSQPIIYTENLFVKFDNEEESRVCQEVLRRYNLTIKRQLEYSRNAYFVNAPSNTGIAVFDIAERLLNEESVELCHPELVRESRQRQVFPQQWHLKQTTINGKVINAHANVEAAWKLSDGTGAIIAIIDDGVDLDHEEFRSSGKIVAPRDVTRKTNNPRPGNDNNHGTACAGVACGNGNFGASGVAPGAKLMPIRLASSLGSQDEADAFIWAAQNGADVISCSWGPADGVWFEPNDPLHKQKVPLPDSTRLAMDFAINKGRNGKGCVILFAAGNGNESVDNDGYASYQKVIAVAACNDFGTRSAYSDFGQAVWCAFPSNNGDSSQTPGIWTTDRTGVVGYNSVNLSQGDAGGNYTNEFGGTSSSCPGAAGVAALIIARNSNLRWDEVRDIIKRSCDRIDQAGGKYDANGRSPFYGYGRINALKAVELAKPTQTSPISIFKAVQDIPINDLQTSTLSLAIANTTLLKSIKVNVDIEHTYIGDLVVTLLPPVQIGILPIIVHDRQGGATDNIKTTYDEVNTPKLAAFKGKSPQGTWTLEVADKANADTGKIRSLTIEIGF, from the coding sequence ATGGTTCAGGTTCGCTATGGTGGACAGAACGGTAAACAATATGAACTTGCTATCAGTGACGAACACCTTGTAGTCCGCACCGAAAGCCGCAGTACTCTTGTTGGTGCAAGACCCTTTGAAGTTGCAACTGTTTCATCCACATCTCGTAGCATCCTCAATCAATTTGAGTTAACAACGCGGTTTCGGCAAGCGGGTGTAGAAATTTTGCGTGCGAAAGTTCCGAATCAAGGTGTCGCTTTGCGCGATCGCGCCCGTGAAATTCTCAACCAAGAGTCTGAAGTCCAATTTGCCGGACGTGTCCTGATTGATCCAGCATCTAGCCAACCGATAATTTACACCGAAAACCTCTTTGTTAAATTCGATAACGAAGAAGAATCAAGGGTTTGCCAAGAGGTATTAAGACGTTACAACTTAACAATTAAACGCCAACTTGAATATTCACGAAATGCTTACTTTGTCAATGCACCTTCAAATACTGGTATAGCCGTCTTTGACATCGCCGAAAGACTTCTGAATGAGGAATCAGTTGAACTGTGCCATCCTGAACTAGTGCGAGAATCACGCCAACGTCAGGTTTTCCCGCAGCAGTGGCACTTAAAGCAAACAACAATTAATGGTAAGGTAATTAATGCCCATGCCAACGTTGAGGCAGCTTGGAAATTGAGCGATGGCACTGGAGCAATTATTGCAATTATCGACGACGGTGTGGATCTCGATCATGAAGAATTTCGTTCTTCTGGAAAGATTGTTGCCCCGCGTGATGTCACACGAAAAACGAATAATCCCAGACCTGGAAACGACAATAACCACGGAACAGCTTGTGCTGGAGTAGCTTGTGGAAACGGCAACTTTGGTGCATCTGGTGTAGCACCGGGGGCAAAACTGATGCCGATTCGTTTAGCTTCGTCATTGGGGTCACAAGATGAAGCTGATGCTTTTATTTGGGCGGCTCAAAATGGTGCTGATGTTATTTCTTGTAGTTGGGGGCCAGCAGATGGTGTTTGGTTTGAACCAAACGATCCTCTACACAAGCAAAAAGTACCTCTGCCTGATTCCACGCGGCTTGCTATGGACTTTGCAATTAATAAAGGACGCAACGGCAAGGGATGTGTAATTTTATTCGCAGCTGGCAATGGTAACGAAAGTGTGGATAACGACGGCTACGCCAGCTACCAAAAGGTAATTGCGGTGGCAGCTTGTAACGACTTTGGCACGAGAAGCGCTTACAGCGACTTTGGTCAAGCGGTGTGGTGTGCATTTCCCAGCAATAATGGTGATAGTTCTCAAACTCCTGGAATTTGGACAACTGATCGCACTGGTGTCGTTGGCTATAATTCGGTTAATCTGAGTCAGGGTGATGCCGGAGGTAACTACACGAACGAATTCGGCGGCACTTCTAGTTCCTGTCCAGGTGCGGCTGGTGTAGCAGCCTTGATTATTGCTAGAAACTCAAATCTGCGTTGGGATGAAGTGCGAGATATCATTAAACGCTCCTGCGATCGCATAGATCAAGCTGGAGGTAAATATGATGCCAATGGTCGTAGCCCTTTCTACGGTTATGGTCGAATCAATGCTCTCAAAGCTGTAGAATTGGCCAAGCCGACGCAAACATCGCCTATTAGCATATTCAAGGCAGTGCAAGATATCCCAATTAACGACCTGCAAACATCAACATTGTCGTTGGCGATCGCTAATACCACCCTCCTAAAATCCATCAAAGTTAATGTAGACATCGAGCATACTTATATTGGCGATCTTGTAGTTACTCTTCTTCCCCCAGTGCAAATAGGTATACTTCCCATCATTGTGCACGATCGCCAAGGCGGAGCTACAGATAATATCAAAACAACCTATGACGAGGTAAATACCCCAAAACTTGCTGCCTTTAAAGGTAAAAGTCCCCAAGGAACCTGGACTCTGGAAGTTGCAGATAAGGCTAACGCAGATACGGGAAAGATTCGCAGCTTGACTATTGAAATTGGGTTTTAA
- a CDS encoding DUF6745 domain-containing protein — protein MSNGRVPNKQVLQRPNQSHEPVSAEYARKLILEHRAWDGMRVLGHLDLSGALALYNLPENLTCESLDISNCVNLTTLPKGLHVTFWIELAGSGIISVSAGHGFIWRWQGVQVTDKIAFESQSLTGQDILNVENVELRRVLIERLGYETFLQQVGGLIRDRDRDAGGERQLVYIPFEDDEPLMVLKVTCPSTGHIHILRVPPDMQSCHQAAAWIAGFNNPDDYHPAIEA, from the coding sequence ATGTCTAATGGACGTGTGCCGAATAAACAAGTTTTGCAGCGCCCAAACCAAAGTCACGAGCCTGTATCAGCCGAATATGCTCGAAAACTCATCCTTGAACATCGCGCTTGGGATGGGATGCGCGTTTTAGGTCATCTGGATTTAAGCGGTGCGTTGGCTCTTTACAATCTACCTGAAAATCTTACCTGTGAAAGTCTTGATATCAGCAACTGTGTAAACCTCACAACCCTTCCCAAAGGACTCCACGTTACCTTTTGGATCGAGTTAGCCGGAAGTGGGATTATCAGTGTATCTGCGGGACATGGTTTTATCTGGCGCTGGCAAGGTGTGCAAGTGACAGATAAAATTGCCTTTGAATCCCAGTCTCTAACAGGGCAAGATATCCTCAATGTAGAGAACGTTGAGTTGCGCCGCGTACTGATTGAGCGTCTGGGATACGAGACATTTTTGCAGCAAGTGGGAGGATTGATCCGCGATCGCGATCGTGATGCCGGTGGAGAACGTCAACTAGTCTACATTCCTTTTGAGGATGACGAGCCGCTTATGGTCTTGAAAGTCACCTGTCCATCTACAGGACATATTCATATCCTGCGAGTTCCCCCTGATATGCAAAGTTGCCATCAAGCAGCAGCTTGGATTGCGGGCTTTAATAACCCAGATGATTATCACCCTGCGATCGAGGCGTAG
- a CDS encoding vWA domain-containing protein — protein MIKTSYEFDQSILPAGSSLKTNILLRFRAEIAESPRRNLNLSLVIDRSGSMAGAPLHHALKAAESVVDQLEPDDILSVVVYDDEVDSVVPPQAVTNKATLKDSIRKVRAGGITNLSGGWLKGCEHVKTRLDPQKINRVLLLTDGHANMGIQDPKVLTATSAQKAEEGITTTTLGFAQGFNEDLLIGMARAATGNFYFIQSIDEATEVFSIELDSLRAVVGQNLMVTLELAEGVTLVDTLSLAKVSHNHGGQAVITLGELYEGEDKLLGLSLVISSAQIGELPVMKLHYSADVVQNDLIQNVSGTADIIAKVGTVEEAAFASTSHITLELSRLTIAKAKETALDLAEHGRHQEAEEILRTLVKDLRDKGLNENFEIAEEIDQLEYFAGRIAQKALGNAGRKELRDQSYQTMNRNRNDLVGRGVTAGDEVYAIPVVHEVGSGVELYCVREGGKLRVKVISAGYDATKNVQFPRSIRAEGARYIVEGLELSGDATFYRVRGNITRFAQPGETDIFVASRPSNVAYTGKASKGPASAADLPTTDAVKDGILVQCVKDGSKLRARVVSDGYEPDWNMRFPRSVREEGTLYVVDEVKTAPDGKSYIACGEIKRFVQPTTTN, from the coding sequence ATGATTAAGACAAGTTACGAATTTGACCAGTCTATTTTACCCGCAGGATCTTCACTCAAGACTAATATTCTGCTACGTTTTCGTGCTGAGATAGCTGAATCTCCGCGACGGAATCTTAACCTTTCTCTGGTAATTGACCGTTCCGGCTCTATGGCAGGCGCTCCCTTACATCATGCACTCAAGGCTGCTGAATCTGTGGTAGATCAACTTGAGCCTGATGACATTCTCTCAGTAGTTGTTTACGACGATGAAGTGGACAGCGTTGTGCCACCCCAAGCTGTTACTAACAAAGCCACGCTGAAAGATTCTATCCGCAAAGTGAGAGCAGGTGGCATTACAAACTTATCGGGCGGATGGCTTAAAGGCTGTGAACACGTCAAGACGCGACTCGATCCCCAAAAAATAAATCGAGTTCTCCTACTGACCGATGGTCACGCCAATATGGGCATTCAAGACCCCAAAGTACTAACGGCGACATCAGCGCAAAAGGCTGAGGAAGGCATCACCACAACTACATTAGGTTTTGCTCAGGGTTTTAATGAAGACCTGCTGATTGGCATGGCAAGGGCTGCCACAGGAAACTTCTACTTCATTCAAAGCATCGATGAAGCAACTGAAGTCTTTAGTATTGAGCTAGATAGTCTCAGAGCAGTAGTAGGACAAAACCTCATGGTGACACTTGAGTTGGCTGAAGGTGTCACCCTTGTTGATACCTTAAGTCTGGCTAAAGTTAGTCATAATCATGGGGGTCAAGCTGTCATCACCTTGGGAGAGCTTTACGAGGGCGAAGACAAACTTCTCGGCTTAAGTTTGGTAATCTCAAGCGCTCAAATTGGTGAGTTACCTGTGATGAAACTGCATTACAGCGCCGATGTTGTGCAAAATGACCTCATTCAAAACGTGTCAGGCACAGCAGATATCATCGCCAAAGTTGGCACGGTTGAAGAAGCAGCTTTTGCCTCTACAAGCCATATCACTCTTGAATTGAGCCGCCTCACCATCGCTAAGGCTAAAGAGACTGCCCTCGATTTAGCTGAACATGGCAGACACCAGGAAGCAGAAGAAATTCTCCGTACGCTGGTGAAAGATTTACGGGATAAAGGGTTAAACGAGAATTTTGAAATTGCTGAAGAGATCGATCAGCTTGAGTATTTCGCGGGTCGAATCGCTCAAAAAGCTCTGGGTAATGCCGGACGCAAAGAATTGCGAGATCAGTCTTATCAGACGATGAACCGCAATCGCAACGATCTGGTAGGGCGCGGTGTTACTGCTGGTGATGAAGTGTACGCAATACCGGTTGTCCATGAAGTCGGTTCAGGTGTTGAATTGTATTGCGTTCGGGAAGGGGGTAAACTACGGGTCAAAGTCATATCCGCAGGTTACGATGCAACTAAGAATGTCCAGTTTCCCCGAAGTATTCGGGCTGAGGGAGCAAGGTATATTGTTGAAGGACTGGAACTCTCCGGTGATGCTACTTTCTACCGTGTCCGTGGTAATATCACTCGTTTTGCTCAACCCGGTGAAACAGATATCTTCGTTGCCTCTAGACCATCAAATGTAGCGTACACAGGCAAAGCTTCTAAAGGCCCTGCCAGTGCCGCCGATCTTCCCACAACTGATGCTGTAAAGGACGGTATTCTTGTTCAGTGTGTCAAAGATGGCAGCAAGCTACGCGCTAGAGTAGTTTCCGACGGCTATGAACCAGATTGGAATATGCGTTTTCCGCGATCGGTTCGTGAGGAAGGAACGCTTTATGTCGTTGATGAAGTTAAAACAGCACCTGATGGAAAGTCTTATATTGCGTGTGGTGAAATTAAGCGATTTGTCCAACCCACTACTACCAATTAA
- a CDS encoding Rieske (2Fe-2S) protein: MSWTKVLAVEALSPGGREVVKVGDRKILLLNHENQLYAVDNTCPHLKLPLKSGKIKDGAIVCSFHHSAFDLRTGEVQDWCSWPPGVGKVLSLVSQPKTLPVFPIRVEEGSIWVDV, from the coding sequence ATGAGCTGGACTAAAGTTCTTGCAGTCGAAGCGCTTTCCCCTGGTGGGCGAGAAGTGGTGAAAGTTGGCGATCGCAAAATTCTACTTTTGAATCACGAAAATCAGCTTTATGCTGTAGATAACACCTGTCCTCACTTAAAATTACCTCTGAAAAGTGGCAAAATAAAAGATGGGGCAATTGTCTGTTCTTTCCATCACAGTGCTTTTGACCTGCGGACTGGTGAGGTACAAGACTGGTGTTCTTGGCCACCTGGTGTAGGTAAGGTACTCTCCTTAGTTTCACAACCAAAGACATTACCAGTTTTTCCTATTCGTGTGGAAGAAGGTAGTATCTGGGTTGATGTATAA